ATAGCCAACATGGAAACCGCTGCGGTAAGAAATACAGGCCATTTCGATCAGCAGCTTCCCTGAGGAATAATTGATCACGGGAATGTCGGATACATTGACCGGCTGCCCTCCCTCTATGATGCGGGTAATGACGATACCCGGCGGAGCGGCGGAGCCACCGGTATAGGTTTTCGGGAAAAAGCAGACGCCTCTTGACGTAGCGGTCCATACGTACCCGCCGGCAATGGCCGTTCGGTTGATGTCATCCGTCAGGAGGCCATCCTCATTGGTGATGTTGGAAATGTCATAGTGAATGGTGGTGTCCTGCCAGCGATAGTCGATACGGGAAATACCTTTGTCGGTGGCCACCCAGGCGGTATTGTCCTCAAAGCTGACCTGTTTGCAGAGATCGCTCGCCAGATCCTGCGCCTTTGTAATGCGGCGAACGGCGCCGGCTTTCCAGATGACAAGCCCGTCTTCCGTGGAGACCCAAAGGGCCGTGTCGGGAGCGATATCGATATGGTTGATGACGCCCGATAATGCCGGGATGGGTTGGGTAATGTGACCATTGTTCCAGGCGTATACGCCTTTGAGCCCGCCCCAAAAAACAGCATTACCCAGCCCTGCGACACAAGTGACGCGGTCGGGCCCGATCCAGTTGAGCTGCCGTCCGGTATCGTCGAAAAAGTAGAGCCCCGCCGAACAACCCGCAACGATGGTATGATCGGGCCTGACAAAGGTTTCTTTATAGGCTTCGGCGCTCAGGACGGTGTGGGTATCGTCCGGGGACAAGCGGTGGAGCCCCATATCAGCGGCAACAAGCAGGCTTTGGTGCAGGTAGGGCCTGACATCCATAATGCGGTTGTTCTCATTGCCTGCCGACCAGTGTGGGAATAGTCGCCAGTGCCCGGAATTCCTGTCGATCAACATGATGTTGCCATCGTCGAATCCAGCCACGAGTCGCCGGCTGTCCAAAATGTGCAGGCTCCGGACATTGGCACCCCTAAGGTCCGGCGGGCCGGGAAGCGTGCTAAAGCAAAGATTGGGCAGATAAAAAATCCCGTCGCTCAACGTGGTGACCCAATAGCCACCTTCCCGGTCCTTTAGGATATCAGTGCAATCGCTCCGGGGAAAAAAATGGCGTACGGTAGGGTGCCCGCTCCTGAAATTCGTAAGCCGGAGCAACCCCTGGCTCCGGGCGCAAAGCCAGAGCGTGGAGTCGTTTTCGTAATAGACGCAATTGACAAAGTTGTTGTAGCCACCCATGTTGAGCCCCAGGGTATGGAGGGAGAAAAGCGGGGATAATTGAGAGATACCGGCCAAATAAGCGGAATCATAGGTAAGAAAGACGATCGAGTTGTTAGAGGGAAGAAGGCTGAAAAAAAGCTGCCGGGTAAAAGGCGGGTCGGTTCTTGAGCACTGGAAGGGGAAGCGGTTCATGACATGGCTATTCTCTACCAGAACACTGCCCCGGTGGTCCCACGGACTGCTGGAAAAATAAAAGTTGGTCTTATCCGGTGCGGTGGCCCGCAGGATGCCGGTCCGTGCGTACAGCGCTCTCGGGTGAAGATCGCCGTTGAATTTCCACCGGCCGGAGCTGTCCGGCGACCGGTAACAGCCGGCCTGATCGGACGCACGAAGGTCCGCGATGAGCAGGATAGCATTGGTTTGCTGGTCCTCGCAAATGGCATTGACGCCAGGGCATTGATCAAAACGGATGATGGAATCCCCATGCATGACCGAGGGAATACCGACAAAGGATATAAACCAGACGTTGTCAAACCGGTCCAGGTAGAGCTGAAGGATTTCGTTGTCGGGAAGTCCGTCTTTCTTTGTAAAAGTATGGAAGGTCCTGCCGTCGAAGCGGCAGACGCCCTGGTTGGTCGCAAACCAGATAAACCCTTTACGGTCCTGAATACAATGGTAGACGATAGCGCCCGGCAGACCATCCTTTACCGTGAACTGTCGATAAGCCAGTTCCTGCGCGTGGGAGACGGTTGTGGTGAGGAGGAAGTATAAAGCAAGGAGGGTGCGATGCATGGATTTTACCTACTTAAACGTCGGACACAAACTCTCCCGTCGGTTCCCATTATACTCAT
This region of Dinghuibacter silviterrae genomic DNA includes:
- a CDS encoding sensor histidine kinase, with protein sequence MHRTLLALYFLLTTTVSHAQELAYRQFTVKDGLPGAIVYHCIQDRKGFIWFATNQGVCRFDGRTFHTFTKKDGLPDNEILQLYLDRFDNVWFISFVGIPSVMHGDSIIRFDQCPGVNAICEDQQTNAILLIADLRASDQAGCYRSPDSSGRWKFNGDLHPRALYARTGILRATAPDKTNFYFSSSPWDHRGSVLVENSHVMNRFPFQCSRTDPPFTRQLFFSLLPSNNSIVFLTYDSAYLAGISQLSPLFSLHTLGLNMGGYNNFVNCVYYENDSTLWLCARSQGLLRLTNFRSGHPTVRHFFPRSDCTDILKDREGGYWVTTLSDGIFYLPNLCFSTLPGPPDLRGANVRSLHILDSRRLVAGFDDGNIMLIDRNSGHWRLFPHWSAGNENNRIMDVRPYLHQSLLVAADMGLHRLSPDDTHTVLSAEAYKETFVRPDHTIVAGCSAGLYFFDDTGRQLNWIGPDRVTCVAGLGNAVFWGGLKGVYAWNNGHITQPIPALSGVINHIDIAPDTALWVSTEDGLVIWKAGAVRRITKAQDLASDLCKQVSFEDNTAWVATDKGISRIDYRWQDTTIHYDISNITNEDGLLTDDINRTAIAGGYVWTATSRGVCFFPKTYTGGSAAPPGIVITRIIEGGQPVNVSDIPVINYSSGKLLIEMACISYRSGFHVGYEYRLKGADSNWFRLAGNTIEFPALPFGRFVLELRSIDRWGSRSHPITIPIVHPYPFYWSPVFLLMAYPVIVLLIGAGILLYFRRRQRKKEKIHDLELSALRAQMNPHFIFNCLTSIQYHVLRADVMNANDYLHKFSNLIRLTLDHSSSAVIPLYEEIKMLHLYLELEQLRLGPRMNYRLVPPDPSVAEGLSIPPMIIQPFVENAVQHGIAPLKDRTGELSVAFHLSPGYLHCTIEDNGGGIDSSRARQRNEGHISQGSGITGRRIQTLNAIHKQQIILDILDKNSAGLSGSGTIVNLSFPINTD